From a region of the Synchiropus splendidus isolate RoL2022-P1 chromosome 12, RoL_Sspl_1.0, whole genome shotgun sequence genome:
- the hamp gene encoding hepcidin-1, giving the protein MKAFSIAVAVTLVLAFVCILESSAVPRSGVPEQEEAGSNDTPVAAHQEMPMESWMTANHIRQKRQSHLSLCRYCCNCCRGYKGCGFCCRY; this is encoded by the exons ATGAAGGCTTTCAGCATTGCAGTTGCAGTGACACTCGTGCTCGCCTTTGTTTGCATTCTGGAGAGCTCCGCCGTCCCGCGTTCTGGG GTGccggagcaggaggaggcagggAGCAATGACACTCCAGTTGCGGCACATCAAGAGATGCCGATGGAATCCTGGATG ACGGCGAATCACATCCGGCAGAAGCGGCAGAGTCACCTCTCCTTGTGCCGTTACTGCTGCAACTGCTGCCGAGGCTACAAGGGCTGCGGCTTCTGCTGCAGGTACTGA